DNA sequence from the Nitrospirota bacterium genome:
CGTCCTTATTAAAACCGTTTCTCATACCCAGCTCGAAAGAGCGTCCCCCGCAAGCGTAACTGTCAGCTCCGGCATCACTCCTTTTGTAAACAGCAATCGATGCATCGGGCGTGTCCTGTGCTGCTGGGCGCATCCGTTGCAGGGGTGATGCTGCGAGAGCTGCGCCCGCACAGCCGTTCCGTTTACGTAGCAACCTGAAAAAAAGATAAGGGGGACGTATGCGCATTCTCTTACTAATGAGCGCATTCCTGTTGATGACTTCGACAGGCTTTGCGTACGAAACTGCGCCGCCGGAGCTCGAAGAGGTCGTCGTGACCGCCACAAGGACCGAGCGACCTGCTGACGAGATACCGGCAGGCGTCAGCACCGTGACCGAGGAGCATATCGGCGATACCCGGATGTTCGGCATCAAGGAGGCCCTTACCGGGATATCCGGCGTTCAGTCCGAATCGAAAAACGGCGGGTATGACGCGCGGCTGATCATACGGGGCGCCGGGCTCAAGGCGCGCTACGGCGTGAGGGAGATAATGATACTGCTCGACGGCGTGCCGATCACCGATCCCGACGGCATGACGAGGCTCGATTTCGTCGATACCCAGCTCGTGGAGCGCATCGATGTCGTAAAAGGACCGAACTCGACGCTCTACGGAGCCAACGCCGCCGGCGGCGTTGTCAACATAATCACCAGGAGCCCCCATGAAGAGATCAAGGCGGTCAAGGCGGGTTACGGGAGCGACAATACGCAACTGTACAATGCCGTGTTCGGTACAAGCCTCGGCAAGACCTCGGTCATGGTGAACGGAAGCAGGCGCTCGACCGACTCCTGGAGAGAGTGGAACGAGTTCAGCACCAATCAAGGGAGCATCAAGATCGGGCATAGCTTCGACGATACTGCCTCGATCGAAGCCGCGATCTCCTATACCGAAGCCGACCTCCAGCTCCCGGGCACGCTCACCAGGGCGCAGTTCGACGGCGACCTGTCGCAGCTCACCTCCGAACCCTGGAGGCACATGGGGAGGTACAGCGAAATCCTGTACACCAGCCTGAAGGGTGAAAAGGAGTGGGGTCGTCTTACGCTGAAGCCTCTCGTCTACTTCCAGAAGTGGTATCACTACCATCCGGTGACGGGCCTCATCAACGACGGTGGCGCGAACGTTTACGGAACGGATATCCAGGCAGACCTGAAGCATACCCTGGCAGGGATGGAGGGTACGCTGACGGGAGGCGTTACCGCGCAGGTGGACGATGCGGACGGCGATAAATACACCTACCGCGATGTGGCGACCGGCTTCATGGGGAGGATACTCTTCACCCGGTCCGATGAAAAAGGCGTGCTGGCCGAGGTCAGCAGGGATACGGTCGTCAAGTGGGGCGCCTTCCTCCAGGAGAGCCTCCGGCCGTCGGACCGGTGGATCGTCGATGCCGGGATACGGTACGACCGGGTGCGTTTCGATATCGAGGCAACGAGGTTCCTCGAGTACAGC
Encoded proteins:
- a CDS encoding TonB-dependent receptor, with protein sequence MTSTGFAYETAPPELEEVVVTATRTERPADEIPAGVSTVTEEHIGDTRMFGIKEALTGISGVQSESKNGGYDARLIIRGAGLKARYGVREIMILLDGVPITDPDGMTRLDFVDTQLVERIDVVKGPNSTLYGANAAGGVVNIITRSPHEEIKAVKAGYGSDNTQLYNAVFGTSLGKTSVMVNGSRRSTDSWREWNEFSTNQGSIKIGHSFDDTASIEAAISYTEADLQLPGTLTRAQFDGDLSQLTSEPWRHMGRYSEILYTSLKGEKEWGRLTLKPLVYFQKWYHYHPVTGLINDGGANVYGTDIQADLKHTLAGMEGTLTGGVTAQVDDADGDKYTYRDVATGFMGRILFTRSDEKGVLAEVSRDTVVKWGAFLQESLRPSDRWIVDAGIRYDRVRFDIEATRFLEYSFSSGRYVVPSDPVVGRETTFDQVSPRVGVVYKLGKGLNLYGTIATGFQTPQSSELAENPDLDPSETCNYELGMKARFDGGHSVDLALFYITVENDIVQTILSGNDISYSNAGESRKRGIELSGKVRVAEGLLLGGAYTYSDFTFVEFSEVINGKSFTRDGNRFPYIPRHQYSLFASYKHPSGFKARIDTYTWGDYYVDNANSETYGGYDFLTNLLVGYEGEHFDVSFDIYNLFDKRYAMEVTKDSTTTRYRPGAPLTWMARVGYRF